The following coding sequences lie in one bacterium genomic window:
- a CDS encoding 6-bladed beta-propeller: MTTAPARRRGPRAAPVLLSPCRAGAIPSVVITLTLLLAFALPCLAQAPAGVPHVRNGARPSGGVEDLHLEEMWRVGGDDDEDVLLGIVTRVLLDAKGNLYLLDQQMSEVKVFSPAGELVNTLGRQGDGPGEVSNPGDFVLMPDGTLGLVQVFPGKIVKLKLDGTPAGDFNPDTGAATAGGFLALVNCRSAGGNLVLSGIRISMDQATAKQTRTYFVRRYGMDGKQVAQYIGKDVVWDFSAGFKFREIDNDFIWWRMDVAPDGRLVVCEPRYDYALSVYSPDGKLEKVIDREYESWTRNATVKKRYEAIMDAQVRQFPPGTEMEVEAREQDVADLRVAKDGTIWVLPSRQMYEPEAGSFATYDVFAPDGRFTRQVRVHCPGNPASDRLIFAGDDRVLQVTGFWDAVIAASGGAGGDEAAATAMEVICYRMKKK, encoded by the coding sequence ATGACCACCGCCCCCGCGCGCCGCCGCGGCCCGCGCGCCGCGCCTGTTCTCCTGTCCCCGTGTCGCGCCGGGGCGATCCCGTCCGTGGTCATCACCCTGACCCTGCTGCTGGCGTTCGCGCTGCCCTGCCTGGCGCAGGCCCCGGCCGGCGTGCCCCATGTGCGCAACGGCGCGCGGCCGTCGGGCGGCGTCGAGGACCTGCACCTCGAGGAGATGTGGCGCGTCGGCGGCGACGACGACGAGGACGTGCTGCTGGGCATCGTCACGCGCGTGCTCCTGGACGCGAAGGGCAATCTCTACCTCCTGGACCAGCAGATGTCCGAGGTGAAGGTCTTCTCGCCCGCAGGCGAACTCGTGAACACGCTGGGCCGCCAGGGCGACGGCCCCGGCGAGGTGTCCAATCCCGGCGATTTCGTGTTGATGCCGGACGGGACGCTCGGCCTGGTCCAGGTCTTCCCCGGCAAGATCGTGAAGTTGAAACTGGATGGAACGCCTGCAGGCGATTTCAATCCCGATACGGGCGCCGCGACCGCCGGCGGCTTCCTGGCGCTGGTCAACTGCCGCAGTGCCGGCGGCAACCTGGTGCTGAGCGGCATCAGGATCTCCATGGACCAGGCCACCGCGAAGCAGACGCGCACCTATTTCGTGCGGCGCTACGGCATGGACGGGAAGCAGGTCGCGCAATACATCGGCAAGGATGTGGTCTGGGACTTCAGCGCGGGATTCAAGTTCCGTGAGATCGACAACGACTTCATCTGGTGGCGCATGGACGTGGCGCCCGATGGGCGCCTCGTCGTCTGCGAGCCGCGCTACGACTACGCATTGAGCGTGTATTCACCGGACGGCAAGCTCGAGAAGGTGATCGACCGCGAGTACGAATCGTGGACCCGCAATGCGACCGTCAAGAAGCGCTACGAGGCGATCATGGACGCACAGGTGCGCCAGTTCCCGCCGGGCACCGAGATGGAGGTGGAAGCGCGCGAGCAGGACGTCGCAGACCTGCGCGTCGCGAAGGACGGCACCATCTGGGTCCTGCCCAGCCGCCAGATGTACGAACCCGAGGCCGGCTCCTTCGCCACCTACGACGTCTTCGCGCCGGACGGCCGCTTCACCAGGCAGGTTCGCGTGCACTGCCCGGGCAATCCCGCAAGCGACCGGCTGATCTTCGCCGGCGATGATCGCGTACTGCAGGTCACCGGCTTCTGGGATGCGGTCATTGCCGCCTCGGGCGGCGCCGGCGGGGACGAGGCCGCAGCCACGGCGATGGAAGTCATCTGTTACCGAATGAAGAAGAAGTAG
- a CDS encoding efflux RND transporter periplasmic adaptor subunit, protein MSRVRTLTIPAAPAVAALLLLALGMPVLVGGCRKGGDGAAADSTAAAAADTSAAAEADEEPAKEKAIKVNVGAVRRGDLVLPVYADGAIRTPRSVSVKTKVGGQLQDVKVRDGDRVRKNQLLARIDPREYEIALEEGRYRHLAALSQMAAESDTFSTNPTAAGAFVTERDKLAAALERGELTRDEHQAQLLSLEKRALQDGAFREAVFQQRTGLAEARLAEERARLNLEYTEIRAPFDGVVQGLTMVTGEIVGVGTQVCTVFNNDRLEAAVNVLEADLGHLETGRPVLLAVAATNDTLRAKIDVISPTLDGASRTCEVLVRFTNPGGRLRPGMFVRAQIAGVVYRDRLLVPKDAILVRDNRPLVFKREDDRARWLYVDTGLENDQWVEILAVHSGGSLEAEEEVIVSDHLTLAHEAKISVRKRLPPDDRWDFAAGSLPDGSAER, encoded by the coding sequence ATGTCGCGCGTTCGTACCCTGACGATTCCCGCCGCGCCGGCCGTGGCCGCGCTCCTGCTGCTGGCGCTGGGCATGCCCGTACTGGTGGGCGGCTGCCGGAAGGGTGGTGACGGCGCCGCCGCCGATTCGACGGCGGCCGCTGCCGCCGACACCAGCGCCGCAGCCGAGGCCGACGAGGAGCCGGCCAAGGAGAAGGCGATCAAGGTGAACGTCGGCGCCGTGCGCCGTGGCGACCTGGTCCTGCCGGTGTACGCCGACGGCGCCATCCGCACGCCGCGGTCGGTGAGCGTCAAGACCAAGGTCGGCGGGCAGCTGCAGGACGTGAAGGTGCGGGACGGCGACCGCGTCCGGAAGAACCAGCTGCTGGCCCGCATCGACCCTCGGGAATACGAGATCGCGCTGGAGGAAGGCCGTTACCGCCACCTTGCCGCGCTCAGCCAGATGGCGGCCGAGTCGGATACCTTCAGCACCAACCCGACGGCGGCCGGCGCCTTCGTGACCGAGCGCGACAAGCTGGCCGCGGCGCTGGAGCGCGGCGAACTGACGCGCGACGAGCACCAGGCACAGTTGCTCAGCCTCGAGAAGCGGGCCCTGCAGGACGGTGCCTTCCGCGAGGCCGTGTTCCAGCAGCGCACGGGCCTGGCCGAGGCGCGGCTGGCCGAGGAACGCGCCCGCCTCAACCTCGAATACACGGAGATCCGCGCGCCGTTCGACGGTGTCGTGCAGGGCCTGACGATGGTGACCGGCGAAATCGTCGGCGTCGGCACGCAGGTCTGCACGGTGTTCAACAACGACCGCCTCGAGGCCGCCGTGAACGTGCTCGAGGCCGACCTGGGCCACCTGGAGACGGGACGACCGGTCCTGCTGGCGGTGGCCGCGACCAACGATACGCTGCGCGCGAAGATCGACGTCATCTCCCCCACCCTGGACGGGGCCAGCCGCACGTGCGAGGTGCTGGTCCGCTTCACCAACCCCGGGGGGCGCCTGCGGCCCGGCATGTTCGTCCGCGCGCAGATCGCGGGCGTGGTCTACCGCGATCGCCTGCTGGTGCCGAAGGATGCGATCCTCGTGCGCGACAACCGTCCGCTCGTGTTCAAGCGCGAGGACGACCGCGCGCGCTGGCTCTATGTGGATACCGGGCTGGAGAACGACCAGTGGGTCGAGATCCTCGCCGTGCACAGCGGCGGCAGCCTCGAGGCCGAGGAGGAAGTTATCGTCAGTGACCACCTGACGCTGGCGCACGAGGCGAAGATCTCGGTGCGCAAGCGCCTGCCGCCAGACGACCGCTGGGACTTCGCGGCGGGCTCGTTGCCCGACGGAAGCGCGGAGCGCTGA
- a CDS encoding efflux RND transporter permease subunit, with product MITAAVRRPVAVLMLFLGLVLIGWQARQRLPVDLLPAINYPNLTVITNYADAPADDLERLVTQPLEEVITGLAGVRRVVSKTREGVSTITVQYDWGTEMDFANLHLRESIDRVSYRDDFPVAADRPLILRWDPSARPIGIMVLEGDEPLERMTEFAREVVKPALEQIQGVSQAEIVGGADREILVRPDFDKMRLYGLTMADLSNALRVANISFPGGRIRKGPLHLPLRILGEFENLDEIRQTEIPTAGAGITIGDIAEVVDTIKEPEGFTLTAGRQVVSLHLYKEIGENTISTTEEVDRVLGVLSGQYPAFRHSFIYRDADFVQESFSGLQSSLLYGSLLAFVVLYLFLKDWRSPVVVSLAIPVSVLATFAFLYFAKVGLNLMSLGGLSLAAGMLVDNSIVVLDNINRRLGLKRDTNIADECAAGTREVAMPVVAATLTTVAVFFPVIYVPGIAGAFFRDQALTVTISLMVSILSAILLQPMLSAYILRAPGAQPAAFFRPFDRAYEAMAARYHTALERVLERKAPFLACLVAGVAVAAWLGFGLPRTFMPERTRGDFTMALELPAGSPLEWTESTAAGLAAFLARQPEVASVYTQVGVTERTLARLKEYSAANTARLRVMLKPTRHGLRDLEAVRERLQPRLQAVSGATWSYADEGVGLREIMASGEASFTLGVVAEKPADALVVAEDLLPRLRKVPGLASVNMERVLGNPTIEISVDREKALRFGLEPDVLARELRDRIQGTVATTYNEIEQRIDIAVRLPREQRHDLQLVLASPVQLPDGKAVPLSSFVRESEGTPVREIVRRDQRRQITLSGDVEGRSVSEVWADVKPLLAGLSVPDGVAFITGGEQEEINSSFRDLGWALLLSCLLVYMLLAAQFESFLDPFIITAVLPVGIACALAALAMWGQSLNIMSLIGLIALLGIDVNDAIVKVATIRDLRAEGLGGRAAIMEASSRRLRPILMTTVTTLVGLFPMALGLGTGDQMQRPLAITIIGGLGLSTILTLFMTPALYEIIHRRTDKRYE from the coding sequence ATGATCACCGCCGCGGTCCGGCGTCCCGTCGCCGTCCTCATGCTGTTCCTGGGCCTGGTGCTGATCGGCTGGCAGGCGCGCCAGCGCCTGCCCGTCGACCTTTTGCCGGCCATCAACTATCCCAACCTGACGGTGATCACCAACTACGCCGACGCCCCTGCCGACGACCTGGAGCGCCTGGTCACACAGCCGCTGGAGGAAGTGATCACCGGCCTGGCCGGCGTGCGACGCGTGGTGTCGAAGACGCGCGAGGGCGTTTCGACCATCACCGTGCAGTACGACTGGGGCACGGAGATGGACTTCGCGAACCTGCACCTGCGCGAATCCATCGACCGTGTCTCGTACCGCGACGACTTTCCGGTAGCCGCCGACCGTCCCCTGATCCTGCGCTGGGATCCCAGCGCGAGGCCGATCGGGATCATGGTCCTGGAAGGTGACGAGCCCCTCGAGCGCATGACCGAGTTCGCCCGCGAGGTGGTCAAGCCGGCGCTGGAGCAGATCCAGGGCGTGAGCCAGGCCGAGATCGTCGGCGGCGCCGACCGCGAGATCCTGGTGCGGCCCGACTTCGACAAGATGCGGCTGTACGGCCTGACCATGGCCGACCTCAGCAACGCCCTGCGCGTGGCGAACATCAGCTTCCCGGGCGGCCGCATCCGCAAGGGTCCGCTGCACCTGCCGCTGCGCATCCTCGGCGAGTTCGAGAACCTCGACGAGATCCGGCAAACCGAGATCCCCACGGCCGGCGCCGGCATCACGATCGGCGATATTGCCGAGGTCGTCGACACGATCAAGGAGCCCGAGGGCTTCACCCTGACCGCGGGCCGCCAGGTCGTCTCGCTGCACCTCTACAAGGAGATCGGCGAGAACACGATCAGCACCACGGAGGAGGTCGACCGGGTGCTGGGCGTGCTCTCGGGGCAGTACCCGGCCTTCCGCCACTCGTTCATCTATCGCGACGCGGATTTCGTGCAGGAGAGCTTCAGCGGCCTGCAGAGCTCGCTGCTCTACGGCTCGCTTCTGGCCTTCGTCGTCCTGTACCTGTTCCTCAAGGACTGGCGCAGCCCGGTGGTCGTCAGCCTGGCCATCCCGGTCTCCGTGCTGGCCACCTTCGCCTTCCTCTACTTCGCCAAGGTGGGGCTCAACCTCATGAGCCTCGGCGGGCTGTCGCTGGCGGCAGGCATGCTGGTGGACAACTCCATCGTCGTCCTGGACAACATCAACCGACGCCTGGGCCTGAAGAGGGACACGAATATCGCCGATGAATGCGCCGCGGGCACGCGCGAGGTGGCCATGCCGGTCGTGGCCGCCACCCTGACCACGGTGGCGGTGTTCTTCCCGGTCATCTACGTGCCGGGCATTGCCGGCGCCTTCTTCCGCGACCAGGCGCTGACGGTGACGATCTCGCTGATGGTGTCGATCCTCTCGGCCATCCTCCTGCAGCCGATGCTCTCGGCCTACATCCTGCGGGCGCCGGGCGCTCAGCCGGCGGCCTTCTTCCGCCCGTTCGACCGCGCCTACGAGGCGATGGCGGCGCGTTACCACACGGCGCTCGAGCGCGTGCTGGAGCGGAAGGCGCCCTTCCTCGCCTGCCTGGTCGCCGGCGTCGCGGTGGCCGCCTGGCTCGGCTTCGGCCTGCCGCGTACGTTCATGCCCGAACGCACGCGGGGCGACTTCACGATGGCGCTCGAGTTGCCGGCGGGCTCGCCGCTCGAGTGGACCGAAAGCACGGCGGCGGGACTGGCCGCATTCCTGGCGCGCCAGCCCGAGGTGGCCTCGGTCTATACGCAGGTGGGTGTCACCGAGCGGACCCTGGCGCGCCTGAAGGAATACAGCGCGGCCAACACGGCGCGCCTGCGCGTCATGCTCAAGCCCACGCGGCACGGATTGCGCGACCTGGAGGCGGTGCGCGAACGCCTGCAGCCGCGCCTGCAGGCCGTGTCCGGCGCTACCTGGTCCTACGCCGACGAAGGCGTGGGCCTGCGCGAGATCATGGCCAGCGGCGAGGCCTCCTTCACGCTGGGCGTGGTGGCCGAGAAGCCGGCCGACGCACTGGTCGTCGCGGAGGACCTCCTGCCGCGACTGCGCAAGGTGCCGGGGCTCGCGAGCGTGAACATGGAGCGGGTGCTGGGCAACCCGACCATCGAGATCTCCGTCGACCGCGAGAAGGCATTGCGCTTCGGCCTGGAGCCCGACGTTCTGGCTCGCGAGCTGCGCGACCGCATCCAGGGCACCGTCGCCACGACCTACAACGAGATCGAGCAGCGCATCGACATCGCCGTGCGCCTGCCGCGTGAACAGCGCCACGACCTGCAACTGGTGCTGGCCTCGCCGGTCCAGCTGCCGGACGGGAAGGCCGTGCCCCTGTCCTCGTTCGTGCGCGAAAGCGAAGGAACCCCGGTGCGCGAGATCGTGCGTCGCGACCAGCGGCGCCAGATCACGCTGAGCGGCGACGTGGAAGGCCGGTCCGTTTCCGAGGTGTGGGCCGATGTGAAGCCCCTGCTGGCCGGTCTTTCCGTGCCTGACGGCGTGGCCTTCATCACCGGCGGCGAGCAGGAGGAGATCAACTCCAGCTTCCGCGACCTGGGCTGGGCCCTGCTGCTGTCGTGCCTGCTGGTCTACATGCTCCTGGCCGCGCAGTTCGAGAGCTTCCTCGACCCGTTCATCATCACCGCCGTGCTGCCCGTGGGCATTGCCTGCGCGCTGGCGGCACTGGCCATGTGGGGCCAGTCGCTGAACATCATGTCGCTGATCGGCCTGATCGCGCTGCTGGGCATCGACGTGAACGACGCCATCGTCAAGGTGGCCACGATCCGCGACCTGCGGGCCGAGGGCCTGGGCGGGCGCGCGGCGATCATGGAGGCCAGTTCGCGGCGCCTGCGGCCGATCCTGATGACGACCGTGACGACGCTGGTCGGCCTGTTCCCGATGGCGCTGGGCCTGGGCACCGGCGACCAGATGCAGCGGCCGCTCGCGATCACGATCATCGGCGGCCTGGGCCTGTCGACGATCCTGACGCTGTTCATGACGCCCGCCCTCTACGAGATCATCCACCGGCGCACCGACAAGCGCTACGAATGA
- a CDS encoding efflux RND transporter permease subunit, protein MIRFAVDHPVATMMLFGALLVTGIYAVPHLDIEAMPDSELPELSIVTSWNGASPSAIQRAVTLPIEGAVAGCHGVEDIDSSSRHDLSTVTVKYKRGTDMEFARLELSERLGAVRRTLPPQSGQPFIRPYVPQEVRTEDFFSVSLVSPLDINELRDRAETWIVPRFLSIEGVADAELRGGARPLLKVRLDLEKLERYGLTADVVASRLDALDDLAPAGAIRRSGRELSVSVRDTASARALGGTVLAITGGQPVTLRHVAEVEPSFEDIAYYSRIGGENVVTLLVTKRSGQNSISISRRLRAELPRISADAPFPVTFEVDQDEGADLEEKLRDLVSRSLVILLLLFLMLAVALRRLRLVAIVIVSILLAIVICLSMFYFFGVSVNFITISGLTVCFGMLLDNSILVLDAIHRRLAGGRAASSRAALLEGTREVAFPIMATTLTTVVAFLSFIFMTDRLSLFYVPLAVSVGIAMLASILVAFAWIPVSLRGPAERELRQSEAAADEFGLSGWPLLWRWLAGTLLLALATLAVIFFWKEASTMRRALPWVGGGAGLLVAVGAFVAYADSLTRLNLKLWYVPLVLTVALGAGTVWIFKEKIRTGGFWRPQAKEQIIVYLEQPTGTDVKLSSETIRLFESEVLPLPEGAHLRSGAAGNRAWMFIEFEDPLLQSAYPELFRNKVIVLAEELGGMFIWINGFGDPYMKGGRGGGMANSTVRLTGYNSKELKAISDGVLARLERNRRVRNARLTSGDQFSRSDTDETVVVLDRQALAAHRLSMAEIMGHIRRLLGVETPWHMVLDGEDQRLMLTYADADQIQYNQILGRTLTTSRGQKVQLGRVVTLEQRPEISSIERHDQRYSQMVNWEYIGTDRMRRQFIDEIVAGITLPYGYTAEDLSGQQVTEDEQEELRQTLWLTAAFIFMVLAAMFESLLLPMLVMLAVPMSLVGVAGIFWATGAEFDSSAKIGLILMFGVVVNNAILLIERFRLQVREIVSLEGVPAGDDEGQVRTGRRLGGYDLWRLPATLRRDILQRAVCGGVRIQLRSILLTSGTTIAGMLPLLYKKDAAAGKDIWENLALSSIGGLGSSTVLILAAIPTFYWIFTILGWRLARVRQRWSRRGHAAVMAATSPEPLPEQHG, encoded by the coding sequence ATGATCCGCTTTGCCGTCGACCACCCGGTCGCCACGATGATGCTCTTCGGCGCCCTGCTGGTGACCGGCATCTACGCCGTGCCCCACCTCGACATCGAGGCGATGCCGGACAGCGAGTTGCCGGAACTGTCGATCGTCACCTCGTGGAACGGTGCCTCGCCGAGCGCGATCCAACGCGCGGTGACCCTCCCGATCGAAGGCGCCGTGGCCGGCTGCCACGGTGTGGAGGATATCGACTCCTCCTCACGCCACGACCTCAGCACCGTCACCGTGAAGTACAAGCGCGGCACCGACATGGAGTTCGCGCGACTGGAGCTGTCCGAACGCCTCGGCGCCGTCCGGCGCACGCTGCCCCCGCAGTCGGGACAGCCGTTCATCCGCCCCTACGTGCCGCAGGAAGTACGCACCGAAGACTTCTTCTCGGTCAGCCTGGTCTCGCCCCTGGACATCAACGAACTGCGCGACCGCGCGGAGACCTGGATCGTGCCGCGGTTCCTGTCGATCGAGGGCGTGGCCGACGCGGAACTGCGCGGCGGCGCGCGCCCCCTGCTGAAGGTCCGCCTGGATCTCGAGAAGCTCGAGCGCTACGGGCTGACCGCCGACGTCGTCGCGTCGCGACTGGACGCGCTCGACGACCTGGCGCCGGCCGGCGCCATACGCCGCAGCGGTCGCGAGCTGTCGGTGAGCGTTCGGGACACCGCCAGTGCCCGCGCGCTGGGCGGCACGGTCCTCGCGATCACCGGCGGCCAGCCCGTGACGCTGAGACACGTTGCGGAAGTCGAGCCTTCGTTCGAGGACATCGCCTACTACAGCCGCATCGGCGGCGAGAACGTGGTCACCCTGCTGGTGACCAAGCGCAGCGGGCAGAACTCCATCTCCATCAGCCGGCGCCTGCGCGCCGAACTGCCGCGCATCTCGGCCGACGCGCCCTTCCCGGTGACGTTCGAGGTGGACCAGGACGAGGGCGCCGACCTCGAGGAGAAGCTGCGGGACCTGGTCTCCCGTTCACTGGTAATCCTGCTGCTGCTGTTCCTGATGCTGGCCGTGGCCCTGCGGCGCCTGCGACTGGTCGCCATCGTCATCGTCTCGATCCTGCTGGCCATCGTGATCTGTTTGTCCATGTTCTACTTCTTCGGCGTCTCGGTGAACTTCATCACCATCAGCGGCCTGACCGTCTGCTTCGGCATGCTGCTGGACAACAGCATCCTCGTGCTCGACGCGATCCACCGCCGGCTGGCCGGCGGTCGCGCCGCCAGCAGCCGCGCGGCCCTGCTCGAGGGCACGCGCGAGGTGGCCTTCCCGATCATGGCCACCACGTTGACCACCGTGGTGGCATTTCTGTCCTTCATCTTCATGACCGATCGCCTTTCGCTGTTCTACGTGCCGCTGGCTGTGAGCGTCGGCATTGCCATGCTCGCCTCCATCCTGGTGGCCTTCGCCTGGATCCCGGTCTCGCTGCGCGGCCCAGCCGAACGCGAACTGCGGCAGAGCGAGGCGGCGGCAGACGAGTTCGGCCTGTCGGGCTGGCCGCTGCTGTGGCGCTGGCTCGCCGGCACGCTGTTGCTGGCTCTCGCCACGCTCGCGGTGATCTTCTTCTGGAAGGAAGCGTCGACGATGCGGCGCGCCTTGCCGTGGGTGGGCGGCGGCGCCGGCCTGCTCGTGGCCGTAGGCGCCTTCGTCGCCTATGCAGACTCGTTGACGCGACTGAACCTGAAGCTGTGGTATGTGCCGCTGGTCTTGACGGTGGCGCTGGGCGCCGGCACGGTCTGGATCTTCAAGGAGAAGATCCGCACGGGCGGGTTCTGGCGCCCCCAGGCCAAGGAACAGATCATCGTCTACCTGGAGCAGCCGACCGGCACGGACGTGAAGCTCTCGAGCGAGACGATCCGGTTGTTCGAGTCGGAGGTGCTGCCGCTGCCGGAAGGCGCCCACCTGCGCAGCGGCGCCGCCGGCAACCGCGCCTGGATGTTCATCGAGTTCGAGGATCCGCTGCTGCAGAGCGCCTATCCCGAGCTGTTCCGCAACAAGGTGATCGTGCTGGCCGAGGAACTCGGCGGCATGTTCATCTGGATCAACGGCTTCGGCGACCCCTACATGAAGGGCGGCCGCGGCGGCGGCATGGCCAATTCGACCGTGCGCCTGACCGGCTACAACAGCAAGGAACTGAAGGCGATCAGTGACGGCGTGCTGGCGCGGCTCGAGCGCAACCGCCGCGTACGCAACGCGCGGCTGACCAGCGGCGACCAGTTCAGCCGGTCGGACACGGACGAGACGGTGGTCGTCCTCGACCGCCAGGCCCTCGCGGCGCATCGGCTCAGCATGGCCGAGATCATGGGGCATATCCGGCGCCTGCTCGGCGTCGAGACGCCGTGGCACATGGTGCTCGACGGCGAGGACCAGCGCCTCATGCTGACCTACGCCGATGCGGACCAGATCCAGTACAACCAGATCCTGGGGCGCACGCTGACCACGAGCCGCGGGCAGAAGGTGCAGCTCGGGCGCGTCGTCACGCTGGAGCAGCGGCCGGAGATCAGTTCCATCGAGCGGCACGACCAGCGCTACAGCCAGATGGTGAACTGGGAGTACATCGGCACCGACCGCATGCGGCGGCAGTTCATCGACGAGATCGTGGCCGGGATCACCCTGCCCTACGGCTACACCGCGGAGGATCTCAGCGGACAGCAGGTGACCGAGGATGAGCAGGAAGAGCTCCGCCAGACCCTGTGGCTGACCGCGGCCTTCATCTTCATGGTGCTGGCAGCCATGTTCGAGAGCCTCCTGCTGCCGATGCTGGTGATGCTGGCGGTGCCGATGTCGCTGGTGGGCGTGGCCGGCATCTTCTGGGCGACCGGCGCCGAGTTCGATTCCTCGGCGAAGATCGGCCTGATCCTGATGTTCGGTGTCGTGGTGAACAACGCCATCCTGCTGATCGAGCGGTTCCGGCTGCAGGTGCGCGAGATCGTGTCGCTCGAAGGCGTGCCCGCCGGTGACGATGAAGGCCAGGTGCGGACGGGTCGGCGCCTGGGCGGCTACGACCTGTGGCGGCTGCCGGCGACCCTGCGCCGTGACATCCTGCAGCGGGCCGTCTGCGGCGGCGTGCGCATCCAGCTGCGCTCGATCCTGCTGACCAGCGGCACCACCATCGCCGGCATGCTGCCCCTGCTGTACAAGAAGGACGCCGCGGCCGGGAAGGACATCTGGGAGAACCTGGCCCTGTCGTCCATCGGCGGGCTGGGGTCGAGCACGGTACTCATCCTGGCCGCCATCCCGACCTTCTACTGGATCTTCACGATCCTGGGCTGGCGCCTGGCGCGGGTGCGGCAGCGGTGGTCACGGCGGGGCCACGCTGCCGTGATGGCGGCGACATCACCGGAACCGCTGCCGGAACAGCATGGGTGA